The following proteins are encoded in a genomic region of Longimicrobiales bacterium:
- a CDS encoding VWA domain-containing protein: MSFGFANPWALLLLPLLGLVLWLMRGRERALTYSRAGTLAAVAGGGARLLARLPGWLRTGALALLIFALAGPRTGAAVVDVNAEGIAIVVALDISSSMLAEDFAPDNRLAVAKRQVRDFIRGRTYDRIGLVAFAGEALTQVPITIDYEVIFQSLDQLRAGAGLLEDGTAIGTAIATAANRLRRAPGESRVMILMTDGENNRGDIDPRTAAQAAAALDIRIYTIGVGSEGVAPIPVATGPFGVQYATVPVSIDDELLTEIADMSGGRYFRATNPEALDSVYQQIDELEKSEVEVSRYMSYTPYYLPFVLLAGMLLMGEWGLRASRFGRLP; this comes from the coding sequence ATGAGCTTCGGCTTCGCAAATCCGTGGGCGCTTCTTCTGCTGCCGCTGCTCGGGCTGGTGCTCTGGCTGATGCGGGGCCGTGAACGCGCGCTCACCTACTCGCGGGCGGGCACGCTGGCCGCCGTTGCCGGCGGCGGTGCCCGGCTGCTCGCACGGCTCCCCGGCTGGCTGCGCACGGGCGCGCTCGCGCTGCTGATCTTCGCGCTCGCGGGCCCGCGGACCGGCGCGGCAGTCGTCGATGTGAACGCCGAGGGCATCGCGATCGTCGTCGCACTCGATATCTCCAGCTCGATGCTCGCCGAGGACTTCGCGCCGGACAACCGGCTGGCGGTTGCAAAGCGGCAGGTGCGCGACTTCATCCGCGGCCGCACGTACGATCGCATCGGCCTGGTTGCGTTCGCGGGCGAGGCGCTCACGCAGGTGCCGATCACGATCGACTACGAGGTGATCTTCCAGTCGCTGGATCAGCTGCGCGCAGGCGCGGGACTGCTCGAGGACGGCACGGCGATCGGCACGGCGATCGCCACTGCCGCCAACCGACTGCGCCGCGCGCCGGGCGAGTCGCGTGTCATGATCCTGATGACGGACGGCGAGAACAACCGCGGAGACATCGATCCACGGACCGCAGCACAGGCGGCAGCCGCCCTCGACATCCGTATCTACACGATCGGCGTGGGCAGCGAGGGCGTTGCGCCGATCCCGGTCGCAACGGGACCGTTCGGCGTCCAGTATGCGACCGTTCCCGTCAGCATCGATGACGAGCTGCTGACGGAGATCGCGGACATGAGCGGCGGGCGCTACTTCCGGGCGACGAACCCGGAAGCGCTCGACTCGGTGTATCAGCAGATCGACGAGCTGGAGAAGTCCGAAGTCGAAGTGAGCCGCTACATGAGCTACACGCCGTACTACCTGCCTTTCGTTCTCCTCGCCGGCATGCTGCTGATGGGGGAGTGGGGACTGCGCGCGAGCCGGTTCGGGAGGCTGCCATGA
- a CDS encoding VWA domain-containing protein: MSFDRPDLLWLAMLLPAAAAVLVLLYARRRRRVAHALGESSLLERLGGRGLAAFPWRRLLLIVPAAAALGFAALGPRWGTRDVPTESRSANVVLAMDISKSMLAPDVAPDRLERARLLARRIVREMRTDRIGLVVFAGRAYVLSPLTTDHGALDLYLDALDPEIVSQGGSSLAAALAQSTDLARGRVESGGDRAVVLVSDGEALEEEDAVRDAAERAARAGVRVFTVGVGTASGSPIPDYDESGRRQGYKRDENGEVVISRLGTELLRDVAGATDARYFDLGDPGAAGALIRELRQLEQSTSDTAQRATQREQYAWFVALALLLLALDAWLVRREARPARAAAGLDALRAEPVPSRGPRRRLGGARTAAALALMLVMTGFGIGDVERGNRMYREGRYEEAVAAYQQALADGESSPELHYNLGTAFLALRRYAEAERHLQLALRDVDPILRQHAYYNLGNRFLEAARAGSDPQAQSAQYEAAIEAYRHALRLAPDDVDAKWNLELAQRERDEQQPEPQPQEQDQQEQDNQNREDEQQAREQEGQAQPSQGQAGQGQQSGSRFEQQPMSREQAEQILSAVEQDERDLTRDKLRKGQRRTPVARDW; this comes from the coding sequence ATGAGCTTCGATCGTCCCGACCTGCTCTGGCTCGCCATGCTGCTGCCCGCGGCCGCCGCGGTGCTCGTGCTGCTGTATGCGCGGCGACGGCGGCGGGTCGCGCATGCACTGGGCGAGTCCTCGCTGCTCGAGCGGCTCGGCGGGCGCGGGCTGGCTGCGTTCCCCTGGCGACGCCTGCTGCTCATCGTGCCTGCGGCGGCCGCGCTCGGCTTTGCGGCACTCGGCCCGCGCTGGGGTACTCGCGACGTCCCGACCGAGTCGCGCTCGGCCAACGTCGTCCTGGCCATGGACATCTCGAAGTCGATGCTGGCGCCTGACGTTGCACCCGACCGTCTCGAGCGTGCCCGACTGCTTGCGCGCCGTATCGTGCGCGAGATGCGGACGGACCGCATCGGGCTGGTCGTGTTCGCGGGGCGCGCGTACGTGCTATCGCCGCTCACGACCGACCATGGTGCGCTCGACCTGTACCTGGACGCGCTCGATCCCGAGATCGTCAGCCAGGGCGGCTCCTCGCTGGCCGCAGCACTCGCACAGTCCACCGATCTCGCACGCGGCCGCGTCGAGTCCGGCGGTGACCGCGCGGTCGTCCTCGTCAGCGACGGCGAGGCACTGGAAGAGGAGGACGCAGTCCGCGATGCGGCGGAGCGCGCGGCGCGTGCAGGCGTTCGCGTGTTCACGGTCGGCGTCGGCACCGCCTCGGGCTCGCCGATCCCTGATTACGACGAGAGCGGCCGCAGGCAGGGCTACAAGCGCGACGAGAACGGCGAGGTCGTCATTTCGCGGCTCGGCACGGAGCTGCTGCGTGATGTCGCTGGTGCGACGGACGCGCGCTACTTCGACCTGGGCGATCCAGGTGCGGCGGGCGCGCTCATTCGTGAGCTGCGCCAGCTCGAGCAGTCGACGTCCGATACCGCCCAGCGCGCAACGCAGCGTGAACAGTACGCGTGGTTCGTCGCGCTCGCCCTGCTGCTGCTTGCGCTGGACGCATGGCTGGTCCGGCGTGAAGCGCGCCCGGCGCGCGCCGCCGCGGGTCTCGACGCACTCAGGGCGGAGCCGGTGCCGAGTCGCGGGCCGCGTCGGCGGCTGGGGGGCGCGCGCACGGCTGCGGCCCTGGCGCTGATGCTCGTGATGACCGGCTTCGGCATCGGTGACGTGGAGCGCGGCAACCGGATGTATCGGGAAGGTCGCTACGAGGAAGCGGTGGCCGCGTATCAGCAGGCGCTCGCGGATGGTGAATCGTCGCCGGAGCTGCATTACAACCTCGGTACTGCTTTCCTCGCGCTGCGTCGCTACGCGGAGGCCGAGCGCCACCTGCAGCTCGCGTTGCGTGACGTCGACCCGATCCTGCGTCAGCACGCGTACTACAATCTCGGCAACCGCTTTCTCGAGGCAGCGCGTGCCGGCAGCGACCCGCAGGCGCAGTCGGCGCAGTACGAGGCGGCGATCGAGGCGTACAGGCACGCGCTGCGCCTTGCCCCCGATGACGTCGACGCCAAGTGGAACCTGGAGCTGGCGCAGCGGGAGCGCGACGAGCAGCAGCCCGAGCCACAGCCGCAGGAGCAGGATCAGCAGGAGCAGGACAATCAGAACCGCGAGGACGAGCAGCAGGCGCGTGAGCAGGAAGGACAGGCGCAACCCTCGCAGGGGCAGGCGGGTCAGGGGCAGCAGTCCGGCTCCCGCTTCGAGCAGCAGCCGATGAGCCGCGAGCAGGCGGAGCAGATCCTGTCGGCGGTCGAGCAGGACGAACGCGACCTGACGCGCGACAAGCTGCGCAAGGGGCAGCGCCGTACGCCCGTCGCCCGCGACTGGTGA
- a CDS encoding MoxR family ATPase, with the protein MEQPLTTTTETGRNLAARITEEMHRRIVGQEIMIERLLIGLFAGGHVLLEGVPGLAKTLTVRSLADTLHASFERIQFTPDLLPADVVGTMIYNQRTGDFSARTGPIFANIVLADEINRAPPKVQSALLEAMQEHQVTLGGETFALPEPFLVLATQNPIEQEGTYPLPEAQVDRFMLKLRVGYPDRATEREIMRRMAGREPVELRAVATPDEVFEARREIADLYLDEQLEEYIVDLVQATREPGRYGLESLAPLIEYGASPRATIYLATASRAHAYLRGRAYVLPEDVKAIGQDVLRHRVITSFEAEAEEVTSEDIVDRIFAAIDVP; encoded by the coding sequence GTGGAGCAACCGCTCACCACAACGACCGAGACGGGACGCAACCTGGCCGCTCGCATCACCGAGGAGATGCACCGGCGGATCGTCGGCCAGGAGATCATGATCGAGCGCCTGCTGATCGGGCTGTTCGCGGGCGGCCACGTGCTGCTCGAGGGCGTGCCCGGCCTCGCCAAGACCCTGACGGTCCGCTCCCTGGCCGACACGCTGCACGCCAGCTTCGAGCGCATCCAGTTCACGCCCGACCTGCTGCCCGCCGACGTCGTCGGCACCATGATCTACAACCAGCGCACCGGCGACTTCTCGGCGCGCACCGGTCCGATCTTCGCCAACATCGTCCTCGCCGACGAGATCAACCGCGCACCGCCCAAGGTGCAGTCGGCGCTGCTCGAGGCCATGCAGGAGCACCAGGTCACGCTGGGCGGTGAGACGTTCGCGCTGCCCGAGCCGTTTCTCGTGCTCGCGACGCAGAACCCGATCGAGCAGGAAGGCACGTACCCGCTGCCGGAGGCGCAGGTCGACCGTTTCATGCTGAAGCTGCGCGTGGGCTATCCGGACCGTGCGACGGAGCGCGAGATCATGCGGCGCATGGCGGGGCGCGAGCCGGTCGAGCTGCGTGCCGTTGCGACGCCCGATGAAGTGTTCGAGGCGCGGCGCGAGATCGCCGACCTCTACCTGGACGAGCAGCTCGAGGAGTACATCGTCGACCTGGTGCAGGCGACGCGCGAGCCGGGGCGGTACGGCCTCGAGAGCCTCGCACCCCTCATCGAGTACGGGGCTTCGCCGCGTGCGACGATCTATCTCGCCACCGCCTCACGTGCACACGCATACCTGCGCGGCCGCGCATACGTGCTGCCCGAGGACGTGAAGGCGATCGGCCAGGACGTCCTGCGCCACCGCGTCATCACGAGCTTCGAGGCCGAGGCCGAAGAGGTCACGTCCGAGGATATCGTCGACCGTATCTTCGCGGCTATCGACGTACCATGA
- a CDS encoding DUF58 domain-containing protein: MTPLPFLRRRAAPAVEPAADAPQAREAVPREVLRQVRLIELRTRGLVASLFSGEYHSVFRGQGMEFAEVREYQPGDDVRNIDWNVTARIGVPYVKKHIEERELTVMLLVDLSGSEQFGTRGRFKAELAAEIAAVLALSAVRNNDRVGLIIFTDRIEHVVPPRKGRRHVLRLIRDVLAFRPAGQGTDVAGALDYAARLLPHRGILFVLSDFVPAGGALQEAPAWEKTLKLVAQRHDVVAIRISDDAEEQLPDAGVLMLRDPETDELVGIDTSSPEVRALYAERIAEERASVRRVFRRVGVDEIEARTGASYVVPLLAFFRRRERQGRR, encoded by the coding sequence ATGACCCCGCTGCCGTTTCTGCGCCGGCGTGCCGCGCCCGCTGTCGAGCCTGCGGCTGACGCGCCGCAGGCGCGGGAGGCGGTGCCGCGCGAGGTGCTGCGCCAGGTGCGGTTGATCGAGCTGCGCACGCGTGGCCTGGTCGCATCTCTCTTCAGCGGGGAATACCACTCGGTCTTCCGCGGACAGGGGATGGAGTTCGCCGAGGTGCGCGAGTACCAGCCCGGCGACGACGTGCGCAACATCGACTGGAACGTGACGGCGCGCATCGGCGTGCCGTACGTGAAGAAGCACATCGAGGAGCGCGAGCTCACGGTGATGCTGCTGGTCGACCTGTCCGGCTCCGAGCAGTTCGGCACGCGTGGCCGCTTCAAGGCGGAACTGGCGGCGGAGATTGCCGCCGTTCTCGCACTGTCCGCCGTGCGTAACAACGACCGCGTCGGGCTGATCATCTTCACTGACCGCATCGAGCACGTCGTGCCGCCACGCAAGGGGCGCCGCCACGTGCTGCGCCTGATCCGCGACGTGCTCGCGTTCCGGCCGGCAGGGCAGGGAACCGACGTGGCCGGCGCGCTCGACTACGCCGCACGGCTGCTCCCGCACCGCGGCATCCTTTTCGTGCTGAGCGACTTCGTCCCCGCCGGCGGCGCACTGCAGGAAGCGCCGGCCTGGGAGAAGACGCTCAAGCTCGTTGCGCAGCGCCATGACGTCGTCGCGATCCGCATCAGCGACGACGCAGAGGAGCAGCTGCCCGACGCCGGTGTGCTGATGCTGCGCGATCCCGAGACGGACGAGCTGGTCGGCATCGATACGAGCAGCCCGGAAGTACGCGCGCTGTACGCGGAACGAATCGCGGAGGAGCGCGCCAGCGTGCGACGCGTCTTCCGGCGGGTCGGCGTCGACGAGATCGAGGCGCGCACCGGTGCATCCTACGTCGTGCCGTTGCTCGCCTTCTTCCGGCGGCGGGAACGGCAGGGGAGGCGCTGA
- the scpB gene encoding SMC-Scp complex subunit ScpB, with amino-acid sequence MRLTQIIEALLFASDAPLSAGDLARVDERLDEDTVEAVIQELRNDYDLSERSFQIYEVAGGYQILTRPEFVAVLDRYETVPQTSRLSGSALEVLAVIAYRQPIGRAEVEDIRGVGSSGVIKTLLDRELIHVAGRSEGLGRPLLYGTTDKFLEHFGFRSIEDMPRPDELPVVLRERSIPAPAEEAAVVAPEAGEAEVDAPPADGETPAPAAAHGDVVEPSANPLADEDVAELIAEAEEELAEELASEIVEDVEEETRLGDEPPVVDEMGEVFAVSVEVPAADEDEPGDEPHSQPATGQ; translated from the coding sequence ATGCGACTGACCCAGATCATTGAAGCGCTGCTGTTTGCCAGCGATGCGCCGCTCTCGGCGGGCGACCTTGCCCGAGTCGACGAGCGACTGGACGAGGACACGGTCGAGGCGGTGATCCAGGAGCTGCGCAACGACTACGACCTGTCGGAGCGCTCGTTCCAGATCTACGAGGTCGCTGGCGGTTACCAGATCCTGACACGGCCGGAGTTCGTGGCAGTGCTGGACCGATACGAGACGGTGCCGCAGACATCGCGGCTGTCCGGCTCGGCCCTGGAGGTGCTGGCGGTGATCGCGTACCGCCAGCCGATCGGGCGCGCGGAGGTCGAGGACATCCGCGGCGTCGGCTCCAGCGGCGTGATCAAGACGCTGCTCGATCGCGAGCTGATCCACGTCGCCGGGCGCTCCGAGGGGCTCGGCCGGCCGCTGCTGTACGGCACGACCGACAAGTTCCTCGAGCACTTCGGCTTTCGCTCGATCGAGGACATGCCGCGGCCGGACGAGCTGCCCGTCGTGCTGCGGGAGCGGAGCATTCCGGCCCCTGCAGAGGAAGCGGCGGTTGTCGCTCCCGAAGCAGGCGAAGCGGAGGTCGATGCGCCGCCGGCGGACGGTGAAACGCCTGCGCCCGCCGCGGCTCATGGTGATGTCGTCGAGCCATCAGCCAATCCGCTGGCGGACGAGGACGTTGCGGAGCTGATCGCCGAGGCGGAGGAAGAGCTGGCGGAGGAGCTGGCCAGCGAGATCGTCGAGGACGTCGAGGAAGAGACTCGGCTCGGCGATGAGCCGCCGGTGGTCGACGAGATGGGCGAGGTGTTCGCGGTGTCGGTGGAGGTGCCGGCGGCGGACGAGGACGAACCCGGCGACGAGCCGCACTCGCAGCCTGCGACCGGGCAGTGA
- a CDS encoding pseudouridine synthase, translating into MSADASVRLQKFLSQAGVASRRAAEQLMVSGRVRVNGKPATEPGIKVDPDRDVVEVDGRRVRPAAPLWIALHKPRGYVTTRSDPQGRSTVYELLPAEHRRLFHVGRLDYDSEGLLLLTNDGDTAERLQHPRYEVDRVYNVDVVEPLTDVARRALLAGVTLEDGRARVRGLRRLRGQETGAERWAVTMREGRKREVRRLFDAVGSPVRRLRRVRYGPIELGTLRPGAWRKLTSQEVRALRAR; encoded by the coding sequence GTGAGCGCGGACGCGAGCGTTCGCCTGCAGAAGTTCCTGTCCCAGGCGGGCGTCGCGTCGCGACGCGCGGCGGAGCAGCTGATGGTGTCGGGCCGTGTGCGCGTGAATGGCAAGCCTGCGACGGAGCCCGGCATCAAGGTCGATCCGGACCGCGACGTGGTCGAGGTGGATGGCCGGCGGGTCCGGCCGGCCGCCCCGCTCTGGATCGCACTGCACAAGCCGCGTGGCTACGTGACCACGCGCAGCGATCCGCAGGGTCGCTCGACGGTGTACGAGCTGCTGCCGGCGGAGCACCGCCGGCTCTTTCATGTGGGGCGCCTGGATTACGACAGCGAGGGGCTGCTCCTGCTGACCAACGATGGCGACACGGCGGAGCGGTTGCAGCACCCGCGCTACGAGGTCGACCGTGTGTACAACGTCGATGTCGTCGAGCCGCTGACGGACGTGGCCCGGCGGGCGCTGCTCGCGGGCGTCACGCTGGAAGACGGGCGTGCACGGGTGCGCGGACTGCGCCGGCTGCGAGGGCAGGAGACGGGCGCGGAGCGCTGGGCCGTGACGATGCGGGAGGGAAGGAAGCGGGAGGTGCGCCGCCTGTTCGATGCGGTCGGCAGCCCGGTGCGCCGGCTCCGGCGCGTGCGCTACGGGCCGATCGAGCTGGGCACTCTGCGCCCGGGGGCGTGGCGGAAGCTGACTTCCCAGGAGGTGCGGGCGCTGCGCGCACGCTGA